In the Ictalurus punctatus breed USDA103 chromosome 7, Coco_2.0, whole genome shotgun sequence genome, one interval contains:
- the dhx30 gene encoding ATP-dependent RNA helicase DHX30 isoform X2: MAAHCSSIMRLRTLCNLGRKTFYITSGPGLDRTGVSLYRTRAGTAQNRGEPATDTDRGQSDLLMEFPEPKNLLHSTLSRSLGQSNISRYIQYSCTDGDVKRATVTLFWPQRIEVEGFGSRKQEAERRAAAAACHRLRELGVLGPRNQLPTQRLARESGWRSFVCEDEDEDPSVCKSMELRRTTSSRMRRAAGNLEVVEEDPKVSEALGIFSKPKALLARVIQVATTSESVNELLQYKTVGGKVKECELTLRWPAEMSFTGRGRRRLEAETRAAALACLRLKELDLLDEQNNPLTHAMYNQEEVKEAGVREKRPCRLEIPDSLERRIRDHLSQYPVEEAVQKLWAERADQRQSSSFNEDDVKGDNDEDSMLDVITGKPYRPLNPEEAEFLSDSLLKQWERAGPARGAELPVDTHRDRLVEAVEASRVVLVAGETGCGKTTRIPRFLLEGRVRGGAGAHCNILVTQPRRISAVSVAERVANEMGPALRPCVGYQVRLESRPPEASGGALLFLTVGVLLRKLRSNPWLRGVSHVMVDEVHERDVNTDVLLALLRRALTHNPELRVVLMSASGDTQRLASYFDECPVVHVPGFMHPVRQRYLEEVLREMGRPANKANTQEQDDPTPDLDLVADVIDHIHTRGEPGAVLCFLPGWQDIKALQQKLEEKHAFKLGSQLILPLHSSMSVADQQVVFKRPPEGQRKIVLATNIAETSITINDIVHVVDLGTQKEQSYDPRTKVSCLDTVWISRSNVIQRRGRAGRCQPGHAYHLFPRKQLDAMTKFPIPEILRTPLESLVVQAKIHSPQSKAVDFLSQVMDSPEQGSVREAVKTLQEIGVLDMSECLTPLGERVACMSCDPRLGKLLVLSCLFRCVLPMLSVAACLTRDPFHNSLQNRSTVTKAKGALSGSSCSDYLVFSRAVQGWRELQDRRGRLEYLDSHSLSAASLRFIHGLTQQFSENLAEAELVTHSAKCLRPSSLLNQHSNQEELLKAVLLAGFYPNLIQVKRGVVSKGGRFRPNDLSYRTQSGPVLLHRSSVNRAERKLPSRWLTFFSAIKSNGSVFIRDSSAVHPLALLLLTDCNLIERAYGDRVEVTMPGRSLVRWELSAQGWEVLWALRTSLQAMLHRNLRPLTSGCSVEENSTQDSQLISLLVDLLNSTEPDSNTADYSDLE, from the exons ATGGCGGCGCACTGTAGCTCCATCATGCGTCTCCGGACTCTGTGCAACCTTGGGAGGAAAACCTTTTATATCACAAGCGGACCCGGTTTGGACCGGACCGGTGTGAGCCTGTACAGGACCCGAGCTGGAACCGCTCAGAACCGCGGAGAACCTGCCACCGACACGGACAGAG GCCAGTCTGACCTGCTCATGGAGTTCCCAGAACCAAAGAATCTCCTACATTCAACCCTGTCTCGATCCCTGGGACAGTCGAATATCTCTCGATACATCCAGTACAGCTGCACAGACGGAGATGTGAAG AGGGCGACCGTTACATTGTTCTGGCCTCAGAGGATCGAAGTAGAGGGATTCGGATCACGGAAACAGGAGGCGGAACGACGCGCTGCAGCAGCTGCCTGCCATAGGCTGAGG GAACTGGGAGTTCTGGGTCCTAGGAACCAGCTTCCCACACAGAGACTGGCCCGGGAGTCTGGTTGGCGCTCGTTTGTCTGCGAGGATGAAGACGAAGACCCGAGCGTGTGTAAAAGCATGGAGCTACGACGAACCACGAGCAGCAGGATGAGAAGAGCCGCGGGAAACCTGGA GGTGGTGGAAGAGGATCCGAAGGTCTCGGAGGCGCTCGGGATCTTCTCGAAGCCGAAGGCGCTTTTGGCGAGGGTTATTCAAGTGGCCACGACGTCTGAAAGCGTCAAC GAGCTGCTGCAGTACAAGACCGTTGGAGGGAAGGTGAAGGAGTGTGAACTCACTCTGCGCTGGCCCGCGGAGATGAGCTTTACCGGCCGCGGCCGCCGCAGACTGGAGGCTGAAACGCGAGCAGCGGCGCTCGCCTGCCTCAGACTTAAG GAGCTGGACTTGCTGGATGAGCAGAATAATCCTCTCACACATGCCATGTACAACCAAGAGGAGGTGAAGGAGGCAGGAGTGCGAGAAAAGAGGCCGTGCCGCTTGGAGATCCCGGACAGTCTGGAGCGCAGGATCAGAGATCATTTATCGCAG TATCCAGTGGAGGAGGCGGTGCAGAAACTGTGGGCAGAGCGAGCTGACCAGAGGCAGTCCTCTTCCTTTAACGAGGACGATGTCAAAGGTGATAACGACGAGGATTCTATGCTCGACGTGATCACTGGCAAGCCGTACCGCCCTCTGAACCCCGAGGAGGCGGAGTTCCTGAGTGACAGCCTTCTGAAGCAGTGGGAGAGGGCAGGGCCGGCTCGGGGGGCGGAGCTTCCTGTAGACACTCATCGGGATCGTCTGGTGGAGGCGGTGGAGGCGTCACGGGTGGTGCTGGTGGCTGGAGAGACGGGCTGCGGGAAGACGACGAGGATCCCGCGTTTCCTGCTAGAGGGCCGTGTGAGGGGCGGAGCCGGGGCTCACTGCAACATCCTGGTCACGCAGCCGCGCAGGATCAGCGCAGTCTCGGTGGCTGAGCGTGTCGCCAATGAGATGGGCCCCGCCCTCAGGCCCTGTGTCGGCTACCAG GTTCGGTTAGAGTCTCGTCCCCCAGAGGCCAGCGGTGGCGCGCTCCTCTTCCTCACCGTGGgcgtcctgctgaggaagctgcgGTCGAATCCATGGCTGCGCGGCGTGAGTCATGTGATGGTGGACGAGGTGCACGAACGAGACGTAAACACGGACGTGTTGCTGGCCCTGCTGCGTCGCGCCCTTACCCACAATCCTGAGCTGCGCGTGGTACTGATGAGCGCCAGCGGAGACACGCAGCGCCTTGCCTCCTACTTTGATGAGTGTCCTGTAGTGCACGTCCCCGGCTTCATGCACCCTGTGAGACAGAGATACCTGGAGGAGGTGCTGAGGGAGATGGGGAGACCAGCGAATAAGGCCAACACCCAG GAACAGGATGATCCGACCCCTGACCTCGACTTAGTGGCCGACGTGATCGATCACATTCACACTCGTGGAGAGCcag GGGCGGTGCTGTGTTTTCTGCCCGGCTGGCAGGACATTAAAGCCTTGCAGCAGAAGCTGGAGGAGAAGCACGCCTTCAAATTGGGCTCACAGCTCATCTTACCAT tGCATTCCAGCATGTCTGTAGCAGATCAGCAGGTTGTGTTCAAGCGCCCCCCAGAGGGCCAGCGCAAAATTGTCCTGGCAACCAACATCGCAGAGACGTCCATCACCATCAATGACATAGTGCACGTTGTGGACCTGGGCACTCAGAAAGAGCAGAGCTACGATCCCAGGACCAAG GTCTCCTGTTTGGACACGGTCTGGATCTCTCGCTCAAATGTCATTCAGCGCCGTGGGAGGGCGGGTCGATGCCAACCTGGCCACGCCTATCACTTGTTTCCCCGGAAACAACTCGATGCCATGACCAAGTTTCCCATCCCGGAGATTCTGCGCACCCCCCTGGAGAGCCTGGTGGTTCAGGCCAAGATCCACAGTCCTCAGAGTAAG gctgtagacttcctgtcccAGGTGATGGACTCTCCAGAACAAGGTTCAGTGAGAGAAGCCGTGAAGACGCTGCAGGAGATCG GTGTGTTGGACATGTCGGAGTGCCTGACTCCGCTGGGGGAGCGTGTGGCATGTATGTCATGTGACCCACGCTTGGGGAAGCTCCTGGTTCTGTCCTGTCTTTTCCGCTGTGTCCTGCCCATGCTGTCTGTGGCAGCCTGTCTAACCCGAGACCCGTTTCACAACAGCCTGCAAAACCGCTCCACAGTCACCAAG GCTAAAGGGGCTCTGAGTGGCTCCAGCTGCAGTGATTACCTGGTGTTCAGTCGAGCAGTACAGGGTTGGCGAGAGCTGCAGGACAGACGCGGACGGCTGGAGTATTTGGACTCGCACAGTCTTTCAGCAGCCAGTCTGCGTTTTATACACG gtttaaCTCAGCAGTTCAGTGAGAATCTGGCTGAGGCGGAGCTAGTCACACACTCTGCCAAGTGTCTCCGCCCTTCATCGTTACTCAATCAGCACAGCAATCAGGAGGAGCTTCTTAAAGCTGTGCTACTGGCAGGGTTTTACCCCAACCTCATCCAG GTGAAGAGAGGCGTCGTAAGCAAAGGGGGCAGGTTCCGTCCTAACGACCTGTCTTACCGCACTCAGAGTGGGCCTGTGTTACTCCACCGCTCCTCCGTCAACAG ggcCGAGCGAAAGCTTCCCAGTCGCTGGCTCACGTTCTTCTCTGCAATTAAATCGAATGGCAGCGTCTTCATCAGAGACTCGTCTGCAGTCCATCCGCTggccctcctcctcctcacggACTGTAACCTGATCGAGCGTG CGTATGGCGATCGGGTGGAGGTAACCATGCCGGGCCGTTCTCTCGTACGGTGGGAGCTGTCTGCTCAGGGCTGGGAGGTGCTGTGGGCGTTACGCACCTCTCTGCAGGCTATGCTTCACCGTAACCTCCGACCTTTAACCTCTGGCTGTAGTGTCGAAGAGAACAGCACTCAAGACAGCCAGCTCATCTCTTTATTAGTGGACCTTCTGAACAGCACAGAGCCGGATTCTAACACTGCAGACTACAGTGATCTGGAATGA
- the dhx30 gene encoding ATP-dependent RNA helicase DHX30 isoform X1, with protein sequence MAAHCSSIMRLRTLCNLGRKTFYITSGPGLDRTGVSLYRTRAGTAQNRGEPATDTDRGQSDLLMEFPEPKNLLHSTLSRSLGQSNISRYIQYSCTDGDVKRATVTLFWPQRIEVEGFGSRKQEAERRAAAAACHRLRELGVLGPRNQLPTQRLARESGWRSFVCEDEDEDPSVCKSMELRRTTSSRMRRAAGNLEVVEEDPKVSEALGIFSKPKALLARVIQVATTSESVNELLQYKTVGGKVKECELTLRWPAEMSFTGRGRRRLEAETRAAALACLRLKELDLLDEQNNPLTHAMYNQEEVKEAGVREKRPCRLEIPDSLERRIRDHLSQYPVEEAVQKLWAERADQRQSSSFNEDDVKGDNDEDSMLDVITGKPYRPLNPEEAEFLSDSLLKQWERAGPARGAELPVDTHRDRLVEAVEASRVVLVAGETGCGKTTRIPRFLLEGRVRGGAGAHCNILVTQPRRISAVSVAERVANEMGPALRPCVGYQVRLESRPPEASGGALLFLTVGVLLRKLRSNPWLRGVSHVMVDEVHERDVNTDVLLALLRRALTHNPELRVVLMSASGDTQRLASYFDECPVVHVPGFMHPVRQRYLEEVLREMGRPANKANTQKEQDDPTPDLDLVADVIDHIHTRGEPGAVLCFLPGWQDIKALQQKLEEKHAFKLGSQLILPLHSSMSVADQQVVFKRPPEGQRKIVLATNIAETSITINDIVHVVDLGTQKEQSYDPRTKVSCLDTVWISRSNVIQRRGRAGRCQPGHAYHLFPRKQLDAMTKFPIPEILRTPLESLVVQAKIHSPQSKAVDFLSQVMDSPEQGSVREAVKTLQEIGVLDMSECLTPLGERVACMSCDPRLGKLLVLSCLFRCVLPMLSVAACLTRDPFHNSLQNRSTVTKAKGALSGSSCSDYLVFSRAVQGWRELQDRRGRLEYLDSHSLSAASLRFIHGLTQQFSENLAEAELVTHSAKCLRPSSLLNQHSNQEELLKAVLLAGFYPNLIQVKRGVVSKGGRFRPNDLSYRTQSGPVLLHRSSVNRAERKLPSRWLTFFSAIKSNGSVFIRDSSAVHPLALLLLTDCNLIERAYGDRVEVTMPGRSLVRWELSAQGWEVLWALRTSLQAMLHRNLRPLTSGCSVEENSTQDSQLISLLVDLLNSTEPDSNTADYSDLE encoded by the exons ATGGCGGCGCACTGTAGCTCCATCATGCGTCTCCGGACTCTGTGCAACCTTGGGAGGAAAACCTTTTATATCACAAGCGGACCCGGTTTGGACCGGACCGGTGTGAGCCTGTACAGGACCCGAGCTGGAACCGCTCAGAACCGCGGAGAACCTGCCACCGACACGGACAGAG GCCAGTCTGACCTGCTCATGGAGTTCCCAGAACCAAAGAATCTCCTACATTCAACCCTGTCTCGATCCCTGGGACAGTCGAATATCTCTCGATACATCCAGTACAGCTGCACAGACGGAGATGTGAAG AGGGCGACCGTTACATTGTTCTGGCCTCAGAGGATCGAAGTAGAGGGATTCGGATCACGGAAACAGGAGGCGGAACGACGCGCTGCAGCAGCTGCCTGCCATAGGCTGAGG GAACTGGGAGTTCTGGGTCCTAGGAACCAGCTTCCCACACAGAGACTGGCCCGGGAGTCTGGTTGGCGCTCGTTTGTCTGCGAGGATGAAGACGAAGACCCGAGCGTGTGTAAAAGCATGGAGCTACGACGAACCACGAGCAGCAGGATGAGAAGAGCCGCGGGAAACCTGGA GGTGGTGGAAGAGGATCCGAAGGTCTCGGAGGCGCTCGGGATCTTCTCGAAGCCGAAGGCGCTTTTGGCGAGGGTTATTCAAGTGGCCACGACGTCTGAAAGCGTCAAC GAGCTGCTGCAGTACAAGACCGTTGGAGGGAAGGTGAAGGAGTGTGAACTCACTCTGCGCTGGCCCGCGGAGATGAGCTTTACCGGCCGCGGCCGCCGCAGACTGGAGGCTGAAACGCGAGCAGCGGCGCTCGCCTGCCTCAGACTTAAG GAGCTGGACTTGCTGGATGAGCAGAATAATCCTCTCACACATGCCATGTACAACCAAGAGGAGGTGAAGGAGGCAGGAGTGCGAGAAAAGAGGCCGTGCCGCTTGGAGATCCCGGACAGTCTGGAGCGCAGGATCAGAGATCATTTATCGCAG TATCCAGTGGAGGAGGCGGTGCAGAAACTGTGGGCAGAGCGAGCTGACCAGAGGCAGTCCTCTTCCTTTAACGAGGACGATGTCAAAGGTGATAACGACGAGGATTCTATGCTCGACGTGATCACTGGCAAGCCGTACCGCCCTCTGAACCCCGAGGAGGCGGAGTTCCTGAGTGACAGCCTTCTGAAGCAGTGGGAGAGGGCAGGGCCGGCTCGGGGGGCGGAGCTTCCTGTAGACACTCATCGGGATCGTCTGGTGGAGGCGGTGGAGGCGTCACGGGTGGTGCTGGTGGCTGGAGAGACGGGCTGCGGGAAGACGACGAGGATCCCGCGTTTCCTGCTAGAGGGCCGTGTGAGGGGCGGAGCCGGGGCTCACTGCAACATCCTGGTCACGCAGCCGCGCAGGATCAGCGCAGTCTCGGTGGCTGAGCGTGTCGCCAATGAGATGGGCCCCGCCCTCAGGCCCTGTGTCGGCTACCAG GTTCGGTTAGAGTCTCGTCCCCCAGAGGCCAGCGGTGGCGCGCTCCTCTTCCTCACCGTGGgcgtcctgctgaggaagctgcgGTCGAATCCATGGCTGCGCGGCGTGAGTCATGTGATGGTGGACGAGGTGCACGAACGAGACGTAAACACGGACGTGTTGCTGGCCCTGCTGCGTCGCGCCCTTACCCACAATCCTGAGCTGCGCGTGGTACTGATGAGCGCCAGCGGAGACACGCAGCGCCTTGCCTCCTACTTTGATGAGTGTCCTGTAGTGCACGTCCCCGGCTTCATGCACCCTGTGAGACAGAGATACCTGGAGGAGGTGCTGAGGGAGATGGGGAGACCAGCGAATAAGGCCAACACCCAG AAGGAACAGGATGATCCGACCCCTGACCTCGACTTAGTGGCCGACGTGATCGATCACATTCACACTCGTGGAGAGCcag GGGCGGTGCTGTGTTTTCTGCCCGGCTGGCAGGACATTAAAGCCTTGCAGCAGAAGCTGGAGGAGAAGCACGCCTTCAAATTGGGCTCACAGCTCATCTTACCAT tGCATTCCAGCATGTCTGTAGCAGATCAGCAGGTTGTGTTCAAGCGCCCCCCAGAGGGCCAGCGCAAAATTGTCCTGGCAACCAACATCGCAGAGACGTCCATCACCATCAATGACATAGTGCACGTTGTGGACCTGGGCACTCAGAAAGAGCAGAGCTACGATCCCAGGACCAAG GTCTCCTGTTTGGACACGGTCTGGATCTCTCGCTCAAATGTCATTCAGCGCCGTGGGAGGGCGGGTCGATGCCAACCTGGCCACGCCTATCACTTGTTTCCCCGGAAACAACTCGATGCCATGACCAAGTTTCCCATCCCGGAGATTCTGCGCACCCCCCTGGAGAGCCTGGTGGTTCAGGCCAAGATCCACAGTCCTCAGAGTAAG gctgtagacttcctgtcccAGGTGATGGACTCTCCAGAACAAGGTTCAGTGAGAGAAGCCGTGAAGACGCTGCAGGAGATCG GTGTGTTGGACATGTCGGAGTGCCTGACTCCGCTGGGGGAGCGTGTGGCATGTATGTCATGTGACCCACGCTTGGGGAAGCTCCTGGTTCTGTCCTGTCTTTTCCGCTGTGTCCTGCCCATGCTGTCTGTGGCAGCCTGTCTAACCCGAGACCCGTTTCACAACAGCCTGCAAAACCGCTCCACAGTCACCAAG GCTAAAGGGGCTCTGAGTGGCTCCAGCTGCAGTGATTACCTGGTGTTCAGTCGAGCAGTACAGGGTTGGCGAGAGCTGCAGGACAGACGCGGACGGCTGGAGTATTTGGACTCGCACAGTCTTTCAGCAGCCAGTCTGCGTTTTATACACG gtttaaCTCAGCAGTTCAGTGAGAATCTGGCTGAGGCGGAGCTAGTCACACACTCTGCCAAGTGTCTCCGCCCTTCATCGTTACTCAATCAGCACAGCAATCAGGAGGAGCTTCTTAAAGCTGTGCTACTGGCAGGGTTTTACCCCAACCTCATCCAG GTGAAGAGAGGCGTCGTAAGCAAAGGGGGCAGGTTCCGTCCTAACGACCTGTCTTACCGCACTCAGAGTGGGCCTGTGTTACTCCACCGCTCCTCCGTCAACAG ggcCGAGCGAAAGCTTCCCAGTCGCTGGCTCACGTTCTTCTCTGCAATTAAATCGAATGGCAGCGTCTTCATCAGAGACTCGTCTGCAGTCCATCCGCTggccctcctcctcctcacggACTGTAACCTGATCGAGCGTG CGTATGGCGATCGGGTGGAGGTAACCATGCCGGGCCGTTCTCTCGTACGGTGGGAGCTGTCTGCTCAGGGCTGGGAGGTGCTGTGGGCGTTACGCACCTCTCTGCAGGCTATGCTTCACCGTAACCTCCGACCTTTAACCTCTGGCTGTAGTGTCGAAGAGAACAGCACTCAAGACAGCCAGCTCATCTCTTTATTAGTGGACCTTCTGAACAGCACAGAGCCGGATTCTAACACTGCAGACTACAGTGATCTGGAATGA
- the dhx30 gene encoding ATP-dependent RNA helicase DHX30 isoform X3, producing the protein MELRRTTSSRMRRAAGNLEVVEEDPKVSEALGIFSKPKALLARVIQVATTSESVNELLQYKTVGGKVKECELTLRWPAEMSFTGRGRRRLEAETRAAALACLRLKELDLLDEQNNPLTHAMYNQEEVKEAGVREKRPCRLEIPDSLERRIRDHLSQYPVEEAVQKLWAERADQRQSSSFNEDDVKGDNDEDSMLDVITGKPYRPLNPEEAEFLSDSLLKQWERAGPARGAELPVDTHRDRLVEAVEASRVVLVAGETGCGKTTRIPRFLLEGRVRGGAGAHCNILVTQPRRISAVSVAERVANEMGPALRPCVGYQVRLESRPPEASGGALLFLTVGVLLRKLRSNPWLRGVSHVMVDEVHERDVNTDVLLALLRRALTHNPELRVVLMSASGDTQRLASYFDECPVVHVPGFMHPVRQRYLEEVLREMGRPANKANTQKEQDDPTPDLDLVADVIDHIHTRGEPGAVLCFLPGWQDIKALQQKLEEKHAFKLGSQLILPLHSSMSVADQQVVFKRPPEGQRKIVLATNIAETSITINDIVHVVDLGTQKEQSYDPRTKVSCLDTVWISRSNVIQRRGRAGRCQPGHAYHLFPRKQLDAMTKFPIPEILRTPLESLVVQAKIHSPQSKAVDFLSQVMDSPEQGSVREAVKTLQEIGVLDMSECLTPLGERVACMSCDPRLGKLLVLSCLFRCVLPMLSVAACLTRDPFHNSLQNRSTVTKAKGALSGSSCSDYLVFSRAVQGWRELQDRRGRLEYLDSHSLSAASLRFIHGLTQQFSENLAEAELVTHSAKCLRPSSLLNQHSNQEELLKAVLLAGFYPNLIQVKRGVVSKGGRFRPNDLSYRTQSGPVLLHRSSVNRAERKLPSRWLTFFSAIKSNGSVFIRDSSAVHPLALLLLTDCNLIERAYGDRVEVTMPGRSLVRWELSAQGWEVLWALRTSLQAMLHRNLRPLTSGCSVEENSTQDSQLISLLVDLLNSTEPDSNTADYSDLE; encoded by the exons ATGGAGCTACGACGAACCACGAGCAGCAGGATGAGAAGAGCCGCGGGAAACCTGGA GGTGGTGGAAGAGGATCCGAAGGTCTCGGAGGCGCTCGGGATCTTCTCGAAGCCGAAGGCGCTTTTGGCGAGGGTTATTCAAGTGGCCACGACGTCTGAAAGCGTCAAC GAGCTGCTGCAGTACAAGACCGTTGGAGGGAAGGTGAAGGAGTGTGAACTCACTCTGCGCTGGCCCGCGGAGATGAGCTTTACCGGCCGCGGCCGCCGCAGACTGGAGGCTGAAACGCGAGCAGCGGCGCTCGCCTGCCTCAGACTTAAG GAGCTGGACTTGCTGGATGAGCAGAATAATCCTCTCACACATGCCATGTACAACCAAGAGGAGGTGAAGGAGGCAGGAGTGCGAGAAAAGAGGCCGTGCCGCTTGGAGATCCCGGACAGTCTGGAGCGCAGGATCAGAGATCATTTATCGCAG TATCCAGTGGAGGAGGCGGTGCAGAAACTGTGGGCAGAGCGAGCTGACCAGAGGCAGTCCTCTTCCTTTAACGAGGACGATGTCAAAGGTGATAACGACGAGGATTCTATGCTCGACGTGATCACTGGCAAGCCGTACCGCCCTCTGAACCCCGAGGAGGCGGAGTTCCTGAGTGACAGCCTTCTGAAGCAGTGGGAGAGGGCAGGGCCGGCTCGGGGGGCGGAGCTTCCTGTAGACACTCATCGGGATCGTCTGGTGGAGGCGGTGGAGGCGTCACGGGTGGTGCTGGTGGCTGGAGAGACGGGCTGCGGGAAGACGACGAGGATCCCGCGTTTCCTGCTAGAGGGCCGTGTGAGGGGCGGAGCCGGGGCTCACTGCAACATCCTGGTCACGCAGCCGCGCAGGATCAGCGCAGTCTCGGTGGCTGAGCGTGTCGCCAATGAGATGGGCCCCGCCCTCAGGCCCTGTGTCGGCTACCAG GTTCGGTTAGAGTCTCGTCCCCCAGAGGCCAGCGGTGGCGCGCTCCTCTTCCTCACCGTGGgcgtcctgctgaggaagctgcgGTCGAATCCATGGCTGCGCGGCGTGAGTCATGTGATGGTGGACGAGGTGCACGAACGAGACGTAAACACGGACGTGTTGCTGGCCCTGCTGCGTCGCGCCCTTACCCACAATCCTGAGCTGCGCGTGGTACTGATGAGCGCCAGCGGAGACACGCAGCGCCTTGCCTCCTACTTTGATGAGTGTCCTGTAGTGCACGTCCCCGGCTTCATGCACCCTGTGAGACAGAGATACCTGGAGGAGGTGCTGAGGGAGATGGGGAGACCAGCGAATAAGGCCAACACCCAG AAGGAACAGGATGATCCGACCCCTGACCTCGACTTAGTGGCCGACGTGATCGATCACATTCACACTCGTGGAGAGCcag GGGCGGTGCTGTGTTTTCTGCCCGGCTGGCAGGACATTAAAGCCTTGCAGCAGAAGCTGGAGGAGAAGCACGCCTTCAAATTGGGCTCACAGCTCATCTTACCAT tGCATTCCAGCATGTCTGTAGCAGATCAGCAGGTTGTGTTCAAGCGCCCCCCAGAGGGCCAGCGCAAAATTGTCCTGGCAACCAACATCGCAGAGACGTCCATCACCATCAATGACATAGTGCACGTTGTGGACCTGGGCACTCAGAAAGAGCAGAGCTACGATCCCAGGACCAAG GTCTCCTGTTTGGACACGGTCTGGATCTCTCGCTCAAATGTCATTCAGCGCCGTGGGAGGGCGGGTCGATGCCAACCTGGCCACGCCTATCACTTGTTTCCCCGGAAACAACTCGATGCCATGACCAAGTTTCCCATCCCGGAGATTCTGCGCACCCCCCTGGAGAGCCTGGTGGTTCAGGCCAAGATCCACAGTCCTCAGAGTAAG gctgtagacttcctgtcccAGGTGATGGACTCTCCAGAACAAGGTTCAGTGAGAGAAGCCGTGAAGACGCTGCAGGAGATCG GTGTGTTGGACATGTCGGAGTGCCTGACTCCGCTGGGGGAGCGTGTGGCATGTATGTCATGTGACCCACGCTTGGGGAAGCTCCTGGTTCTGTCCTGTCTTTTCCGCTGTGTCCTGCCCATGCTGTCTGTGGCAGCCTGTCTAACCCGAGACCCGTTTCACAACAGCCTGCAAAACCGCTCCACAGTCACCAAG GCTAAAGGGGCTCTGAGTGGCTCCAGCTGCAGTGATTACCTGGTGTTCAGTCGAGCAGTACAGGGTTGGCGAGAGCTGCAGGACAGACGCGGACGGCTGGAGTATTTGGACTCGCACAGTCTTTCAGCAGCCAGTCTGCGTTTTATACACG gtttaaCTCAGCAGTTCAGTGAGAATCTGGCTGAGGCGGAGCTAGTCACACACTCTGCCAAGTGTCTCCGCCCTTCATCGTTACTCAATCAGCACAGCAATCAGGAGGAGCTTCTTAAAGCTGTGCTACTGGCAGGGTTTTACCCCAACCTCATCCAG GTGAAGAGAGGCGTCGTAAGCAAAGGGGGCAGGTTCCGTCCTAACGACCTGTCTTACCGCACTCAGAGTGGGCCTGTGTTACTCCACCGCTCCTCCGTCAACAG ggcCGAGCGAAAGCTTCCCAGTCGCTGGCTCACGTTCTTCTCTGCAATTAAATCGAATGGCAGCGTCTTCATCAGAGACTCGTCTGCAGTCCATCCGCTggccctcctcctcctcacggACTGTAACCTGATCGAGCGTG CGTATGGCGATCGGGTGGAGGTAACCATGCCGGGCCGTTCTCTCGTACGGTGGGAGCTGTCTGCTCAGGGCTGGGAGGTGCTGTGGGCGTTACGCACCTCTCTGCAGGCTATGCTTCACCGTAACCTCCGACCTTTAACCTCTGGCTGTAGTGTCGAAGAGAACAGCACTCAAGACAGCCAGCTCATCTCTTTATTAGTGGACCTTCTGAACAGCACAGAGCCGGATTCTAACACTGCAGACTACAGTGATCTGGAATGA